The Sediminitomix flava genome includes a window with the following:
- a CDS encoding AraC family transcriptional regulator, which yields MDDYNKIIESLNIKFIRTNSLNVIKSVRIHNFYDVQNTLFLVNKGKITLAENDVATAGDIIFIPGGRSTEITFGAVEAEEINNETFINKRELYFSPIQMEHEDFIHLDEADLTNFISVTFDVKAFDSVNFFTSLDFPPFIIHQSSSLKDTVDQIYDENGSNKAGRSRIINNLTEYLIIEVFRYILESKMFVEQLATNSNYFKDSRLIDIFNYIKDNIAGDLSNKTLASVANVSEDYVGQYFKMLTGINPQDYIEYQRMEKAVDLLRTSKKSIRAIGAEVGYKDTAYFCRRFKMMFGIPAGKMRKRDSLIDI from the coding sequence ATTGACGATTACAATAAAATAATCGAATCACTGAACATTAAATTTATTCGAACAAATTCACTTAATGTAATCAAGTCGGTTCGAATCCATAACTTCTACGATGTTCAGAACACGCTATTTCTCGTCAACAAAGGGAAGATTACTCTTGCTGAAAACGACGTTGCTACTGCTGGAGATATCATTTTTATTCCTGGCGGACGCAGTACTGAAATCACCTTCGGTGCTGTTGAGGCAGAAGAAATAAACAATGAGACCTTCATTAACAAAAGAGAATTGTACTTTAGTCCAATTCAAATGGAACATGAAGATTTCATCCATTTGGACGAGGCTGACTTGACGAATTTTATTTCTGTCACTTTTGATGTAAAGGCTTTCGATTCTGTAAACTTCTTTACATCTCTTGATTTCCCTCCATTTATTATCCATCAGAGTTCTTCTCTGAAAGATACTGTTGATCAGATCTATGATGAGAATGGATCAAATAAAGCAGGGCGTTCAAGAATCATCAATAACTTGACAGAATACCTAATTATTGAAGTATTCCGCTACATTCTTGAGAGTAAAATGTTTGTTGAGCAATTAGCTACAAACAGTAACTACTTCAAAGACAGCAGACTTATTGACATCTTTAATTACATTAAAGACAATATTGCTGGAGATCTTTCAAATAAAACTCTTGCAAGTGTAGCCAATGTATCAGAAGACTACGTAGGTCAATACTTCAAAATGCTTACTGGTATCAACCCACAAGACTACATTGAATACCAACGTATGGAGAAAGCCGTAGACCTTCTTCGTACTTCTAAGAAAAGTATTCGAGCTATTGGTGCAGAAGTTGGATACAAAGACACCGCTTATTTCTGTAGAAGATTTAAAATGATGTTTGGTATCCCTGCTGGTAAAATGAGAAAGAGAGATTCTCTCATTGACATCTAA